A genomic window from Sporosarcina sp. Marseille-Q4063 includes:
- a CDS encoding YlaH-like family protein, which produces MNAQDTEFVFGRMSGISRFIYEALGTTASNGEVDYTVAGYVLFAVVFLMSALVYKLGFAKDLKLLQSFIIYLFLFLGCLVLTFLAFFLPIVEGLIVAALILIIYRVRRMNEYKEDKNDSLA; this is translated from the coding sequence ATGAATGCTCAGGATACTGAATTTGTATTTGGCCGCATGTCAGGCATTTCACGTTTCATTTATGAGGCTCTAGGGACAACCGCTAGTAATGGCGAAGTTGATTATACGGTGGCAGGTTATGTACTGTTTGCCGTCGTATTCCTTATGTCGGCGCTCGTATATAAATTAGGTTTTGCGAAAGACTTGAAACTATTGCAAAGCTTTATTATCTATCTCTTTTTATTCTTAGGTTGTCTTGTATTAACTTTTCTAGCATTTTTCTTGCCTATCGTGGAAGGGTTAATTGTGGCGGCACTCATATTAATCATTTATCGTGTCCGTCGAATGAATGAATATAAAGAAGACAAAAACGACTCCCTCGCATAA
- a CDS encoding YlaI family protein, whose amino-acid sequence MRVKCVMCDQIGKLPDEAPLAKKLRNRPIHTYMCSICTDRIGEKTLARVATGNFIFRRSSHTIEKEF is encoded by the coding sequence ATGCGTGTCAAATGTGTTATGTGCGACCAAATCGGAAAACTTCCAGATGAAGCACCACTCGCAAAAAAGTTGAGAAACCGTCCTATCCACACATATATGTGCTCAATTTGCACGGATCGAATTGGTGAAAAGACCTTGGCACGAGTTGCCACTGGAAACTTTATTTTCAGACGTAGTTCACATACGATAGAAAAGGAATTTTGA
- a CDS encoding peptidyl-prolyl cis-trans isomerase: protein MKNVIQIKGNVKHSITLDPSIWIFDDRRIDLTKFFTEDYIEKDEMEEYKKAMGKHWSREIMEGATFPPTLEVEKEFEESKDITGTYGIYLHHFMKNSVPNEDAKKISFITDGGESYSFPLTKLDDILLQYSIDGKPLHDNGPVHVLLKDGSNIDNPIQSVVAINIE, encoded by the coding sequence TTGAAAAACGTAATTCAAATTAAAGGGAACGTAAAACATTCAATCACACTAGATCCGAGTATATGGATTTTTGATGATAGACGTATTGACTTAACCAAGTTTTTTACTGAGGACTATATTGAAAAAGACGAAATGGAAGAATATAAAAAGGCCATGGGAAAACATTGGTCTCGTGAAATTATGGAGGGTGCCACATTCCCTCCGACATTGGAAGTCGAAAAAGAATTTGAGGAGTCAAAAGATATTACCGGTACTTACGGTATCTATTTACATCATTTTATGAAAAACTCAGTGCCAAATGAAGATGCGAAAAAGATTTCCTTCATCACCGACGGCGGAGAATCCTATTCATTTCCACTGACGAAGCTTGATGATATACTATTACAATACAGTATTGATGGAAAACCACTCCATGATAACGGTCCCGTTCATGTTTTATTAAAGGATGGCTCAAATATCGATAACCCGATTCAGAGTGTGGTTGCTATCAACATCGAATAG
- a CDS encoding YlaN family protein, with protein sequence MDIELQETYQEKAIKQLQADADKIAQLIKVQMDHLTMPQCPLYEEVLDTQMFGLSREIDFAVKIGLIERIKGDEILTSLEKEMTFLHDLYTSK encoded by the coding sequence ATGGATATTGAATTACAGGAAACATATCAGGAAAAAGCGATTAAACAGCTTCAGGCAGATGCTGATAAAATTGCTCAACTGATTAAAGTGCAGATGGATCATTTGACGATGCCACAGTGCCCATTATACGAAGAAGTACTAGACACTCAAATGTTTGGACTATCTCGAGAAATAGATTTTGCCGTTAAAATTGGCTTAATTGAACGAATAAAGGGTGATGAAATCCTTACTTCGCTCGAAAAAGAAATGACTTTCTTGCATGATTTATATACGAGTAAATAA
- a CDS encoding FtsW/RodA/SpoVE family cell cycle protein, whose amino-acid sequence MHTYSKRFLKYFDFPLFFTYLFLCLFGLVMIYSASLVYAVGEYKWAPDHFYRRQIFNLVIAFSAFFMAAFFPYKNYKRKSLMVFLVSIMLLLLGAVHFFGYGDDVGARSWIFLGFGSIQPSEVAKLIIIIYFSSVFAKKYEAGTIDNVNQSIGPPVTILAIAVGSVLMETDIGTSLIIIIVALSVMAASGIKAKTFLKLSALISGILLLIAPIVYLNWENIMTTSRKGRFLAYLNPFDYITGSGYQIANGYIAIGSGGVKGLGFGNSIQKMGYLPEPHTDVIMAVISEELGIVGAIIVIGGLGFIVLRALLLALKAKDPHARMLAAGVGSMIGIQTFVNLGGLTGLIPLTGVPLPFISFGGTSVILTSIAVGILMNVSMFVKYEKNK is encoded by the coding sequence ATGCATACTTATTCTAAACGATTTCTTAAATATTTTGATTTCCCGTTGTTTTTTACATATTTATTTCTTTGTTTATTTGGTTTAGTTATGATTTATAGTGCAAGTCTTGTCTATGCGGTTGGCGAGTACAAGTGGGCGCCTGACCATTTTTATCGCAGGCAAATTTTTAACCTAGTAATTGCTTTTTCTGCCTTCTTTATGGCTGCTTTTTTTCCTTACAAGAACTATAAACGCAAAAGTTTGATGGTTTTTTTAGTTAGTATCATGCTTCTGTTGCTAGGTGCTGTTCATTTTTTTGGTTATGGTGATGATGTAGGTGCAAGAAGTTGGATTTTCCTTGGTTTTGGAAGTATCCAACCCTCCGAAGTTGCCAAACTCATTATTATTATTTACTTCTCTAGTGTTTTCGCCAAAAAATATGAAGCTGGGACAATTGACAATGTAAATCAGTCAATTGGGCCTCCAGTAACCATTTTAGCGATAGCTGTCGGCTCAGTTTTAATGGAAACAGATATAGGCACTTCGTTAATTATTATTATCGTGGCTCTTTCCGTGATGGCTGCAAGCGGCATTAAAGCAAAAACATTTTTAAAATTGAGTGCGCTTATTTCAGGCATACTGCTACTGATTGCACCTATCGTCTACTTAAATTGGGAAAACATAATGACGACGAGTCGAAAAGGGCGCTTTTTAGCCTACTTGAACCCTTTTGATTATATAACAGGTTCTGGCTATCAAATCGCGAATGGATACATTGCAATAGGCTCAGGCGGCGTCAAAGGGCTAGGTTTTGGTAATTCGATTCAGAAAATGGGATACTTGCCTGAACCGCATACAGATGTTATTATGGCTGTTATTTCCGAAGAGTTAGGTATTGTCGGAGCAATCATCGTTATCGGCGGACTTGGCTTTATTGTTTTACGTGCTTTATTATTAGCGTTAAAGGCGAAGGATCCACATGCAAGAATGCTAGCGGCAGGTGTTGGTAGTATGATAGGGATCCAGACATTTGTTAATTTAGGGGGATTGACAGGGTTAATTCCACTCACTGGTGTGCCGCTTCCATTTATTAGTTTCGGTGGAACATCGGTCATATTAACATCAATTGCAGTTGGGATTTTGATGAATGTATCAATGTTTGTGAAATATGAAAAAAACAAATAA
- the pyc gene encoding pyruvate carboxylase — translation MERITKILVANRGEIAIRIFRACTELEIPTVGIYSTEDSGSFHRYKADESYLVGEGKSPIDAYLDIEGIIEIAKDTGANAIHPGYGFLAENAEFARRLEEENIIFIGPTSTHLTMFGDKVKAREQAIDAEIPVIPGSDGPVSSVEEVATFGNSYGYPIIVKASLGGGGRGMRIIESEDEVAQAFERAKSEAKSAFGSDEMYVEKYIDKPKHIEVQILGDAHGNIVHLYERDCSIQRRHQKVVEIAPSISLDDKLREDICNAAVKLMKNIDYLNAGTVEFLVAENEFYFIEVNPRIQVEHTITEMVTGIDIVHSQIHIADGKNLHGDAAQIPAQTEIPLFGYAIQSRVTTEDPLNDFMPDTGKLMVYRSGGGFGVRLDAGNGFQGAIITPYYDSLLVKVSTWGMTFREAASKMDRNLQEFRIRGIKTNIPFLGNVVKHKNFLVGDYDTSFIDSTPELFIFPTRLDRGTKILNYIGNVTVNGFPGIDKQSKPVFHPVRKPVVDLKTPPLAGTKQILDERGPEGLVKWIQEQDDVLLTDTTFRDAHQSLLATRMRTADMTGIASESARLMPDLFSYEIWGGATFDVAYRFLKENPWDRLIKLREQIPNVLFQMLFRGANAVGYTNYPDNVIREFVKKSADAGIDVFRIFDSLNWIKGMEVAIDATRESGKIAEAAICYTGDILNDSRDKYTVSYYKEMAKNLESAGAHILAIKDMAGLLKPEAAYRLVSELKDVTTLPIHLHTHDTSGNGIYTYARAIDAGIDIVDTALGSMAGLTSQPSASSLHYAMNGSKRGVRADVKALEDLAHYWEDVRKYYQNFESGMMSPHTEIYVHEMPGGQYSNLQQQARAVGLAERWEEVKEMYSRVNLLFGDVVKVTPSSKVVGDMALFMVQNDLDENTVLTRGKAIDFPDSVIEFFGGHIGQPHGGFPKELQKIILKDREAITVRPGELLKDADFEQMRDELNKKLNRPVTSHEVLSYALYPKVFEEYSAIYKEFGDVSVMATPEFLYGLRLGEEVEIEIEKGKTLIVKLVSISEPQSDATRVIYFELNGQPREVIIEDANLESDVVRKTKADPANRSHIAATMPGTVLKVAVAIGAKVKRGEHLLITEAMKMETTIQAPHDGVIKDIYVTAGESIATGDLLIELKE, via the coding sequence ATGGAGAGAATCACTAAAATTTTAGTTGCGAATCGCGGGGAAATTGCGATTCGTATATTTCGAGCATGTACTGAGTTAGAAATTCCGACGGTTGGTATTTATTCGACCGAGGATAGTGGATCATTCCATCGTTATAAAGCGGATGAATCGTACCTAGTCGGTGAAGGGAAAAGTCCGATTGATGCTTACTTAGATATTGAAGGAATCATTGAAATCGCAAAAGACACAGGCGCGAATGCAATCCATCCAGGTTACGGTTTTTTGGCGGAAAACGCAGAATTTGCACGACGTCTAGAAGAAGAGAACATTATTTTTATCGGGCCGACTTCCACGCATTTAACGATGTTCGGGGATAAAGTAAAAGCCCGGGAACAAGCAATAGATGCCGAAATTCCTGTTATTCCAGGAAGCGATGGACCCGTTTCTTCAGTTGAAGAAGTTGCAACATTCGGAAACTCATATGGCTATCCGATAATCGTCAAAGCCTCCTTAGGCGGCGGCGGGCGCGGGATGCGTATTATTGAATCCGAAGATGAAGTAGCGCAAGCCTTTGAGCGTGCGAAATCGGAAGCGAAATCCGCTTTCGGGTCTGATGAAATGTATGTAGAGAAATACATTGATAAACCAAAACATATCGAAGTTCAAATTTTAGGAGACGCCCATGGAAATATAGTTCATCTATATGAACGGGATTGTTCAATCCAACGACGACATCAAAAAGTTGTTGAAATTGCACCTTCGATTTCGCTTGATGATAAATTACGTGAAGATATATGTAACGCCGCAGTGAAGCTCATGAAAAATATTGATTATTTAAATGCTGGTACTGTGGAATTTCTAGTAGCTGAAAACGAATTTTATTTCATCGAGGTTAATCCAAGAATTCAAGTTGAACATACAATTACCGAAATGGTAACGGGTATAGACATTGTCCACTCACAAATACATATTGCGGATGGAAAAAATCTGCACGGCGATGCTGCACAGATCCCGGCTCAAACAGAAATTCCGCTTTTCGGCTATGCAATCCAGTCGCGTGTCACAACTGAAGATCCATTAAATGACTTTATGCCTGATACAGGAAAGTTGATGGTTTACAGATCTGGTGGTGGATTCGGCGTTCGGTTAGACGCAGGAAACGGTTTCCAAGGGGCTATTATTACACCTTATTATGACTCTTTACTTGTTAAAGTATCGACATGGGGCATGACTTTCCGCGAAGCTGCCTCTAAAATGGACAGAAACTTGCAAGAGTTTAGAATTAGAGGTATTAAAACGAATATTCCTTTCCTTGGAAATGTCGTTAAACATAAAAACTTCCTAGTCGGGGACTATGATACAAGTTTTATCGATTCGACTCCGGAGTTGTTTATATTCCCAACACGGTTAGACCGCGGAACGAAAATTTTAAATTATATTGGAAATGTCACAGTTAATGGTTTTCCAGGGATAGACAAACAGTCGAAGCCAGTATTCCATCCGGTGCGTAAACCAGTTGTCGATTTAAAAACGCCTCCGTTAGCAGGGACGAAACAAATTCTTGATGAACGTGGACCAGAAGGGCTTGTAAAATGGATTCAGGAGCAAGATGACGTTCTCTTGACCGATACGACATTCAGAGATGCGCACCAGTCCTTACTGGCGACTAGAATGCGTACGGCCGATATGACTGGGATTGCGTCTGAATCGGCAAGACTTATGCCAGATTTGTTTTCATATGAAATTTGGGGCGGAGCAACGTTCGATGTGGCTTATCGTTTCTTAAAGGAAAATCCATGGGATCGCTTAATTAAACTGCGTGAACAAATTCCAAACGTCTTATTTCAAATGCTTTTCCGCGGAGCCAATGCGGTCGGGTATACGAATTATCCAGATAACGTCATTCGCGAGTTTGTTAAAAAATCAGCAGATGCGGGAATCGATGTCTTCCGAATTTTCGATAGCCTAAACTGGATTAAAGGGATGGAAGTGGCTATTGATGCCACACGTGAATCGGGAAAAATTGCTGAAGCGGCTATTTGTTATACGGGAGATATCTTAAACGACTCGCGTGATAAATATACGGTGAGCTATTATAAGGAAATGGCGAAAAACCTTGAATCGGCAGGGGCTCATATTTTAGCTATTAAGGATATGGCGGGGCTGTTGAAGCCTGAAGCTGCATACCGACTAGTTTCAGAACTAAAAGACGTTACTACTTTGCCAATCCATCTCCATACTCATGATACAAGCGGTAATGGAATTTACACGTATGCGCGTGCGATTGATGCCGGTATAGATATTGTCGATACAGCGCTAGGTTCAATGGCCGGCCTTACATCTCAACCATCTGCAAGTTCCTTGCATTATGCGATGAATGGCAGTAAACGCGGCGTTCGTGCTGATGTTAAAGCGTTGGAAGATCTGGCCCATTACTGGGAAGATGTCCGGAAGTATTATCAGAACTTTGAAAGCGGCATGATGAGTCCGCATACAGAAATATATGTTCATGAAATGCCGGGCGGTCAATATTCAAACTTACAGCAACAGGCAAGAGCAGTTGGTCTGGCTGAACGTTGGGAAGAAGTAAAAGAAATGTATTCCCGCGTCAATTTATTATTTGGCGATGTAGTAAAAGTCACTCCATCTTCAAAGGTAGTAGGAGATATGGCGTTATTCATGGTGCAAAACGATCTTGATGAAAACACTGTACTCACTAGAGGGAAGGCAATTGATTTCCCAGATTCAGTTATTGAATTTTTCGGCGGACATATTGGACAACCACACGGCGGGTTCCCGAAAGAACTTCAAAAAATCATACTGAAAGACCGAGAAGCCATTACGGTTCGTCCGGGTGAACTGCTAAAAGATGCAGACTTTGAACAAATGCGAGATGAACTCAATAAAAAGTTGAATCGACCAGTTACAAGTCATGAAGTGCTATCGTACGCGCTTTATCCAAAAGTTTTCGAGGAGTATTCAGCGATATATAAAGAGTTCGGCGATGTTTCAGTCATGGCCACACCTGAGTTCCTCTATGGTTTACGTCTCGGGGAAGAAGTCGAGATTGAAATTGAAAAAGGGAAGACACTTATCGTTAAACTTGTTTCGATTAGTGAACCACAATCAGATGCAACGCGTGTCATTTACTTTGAGTTAAATGGACAGCCGCGAGAAGTCATTATTGAAGACGCGAACCTTGAATCAGATGTCGTTCGTAAAACGAAAGCTGATCCTGCAAATAGATCACATATCGCGGCTACGATGCCGGGAACGGTCTTAAAAGTAGCTGTCGCTATTGGAGCGAAAGTGAAAAGAGGAGAACACCTGTTGATCACTGAAGCGATGAAGATGGAAACAACAATACAAGCACCACATGACGGAGTCATTAAAGACATATACGTTACTGCGGGCGAATCGATTGCTACTGGTGATTTGCTAATTGAACTGAAAGAATAA
- a CDS encoding heme A synthase has product MKQSRYLKWFGVASTVGMLLILLGGALVTKTDSGMGCGRHWPGCNGQLIPDVITAEVLIEFSHRIVTGTVGILIVVLAVWSWRALGHIRETKFLSIMAVFFLILQALIGAAQVLWGQGDFILALHFGISLISFASVLLLTLLIFEIDRKYDTEKIQIGSHLKWHTIGVTIYSYIVVYTGALVRHTNSELVCLDWPFCNNDAIGLPSSFNQWVQMGHRFAAALIFIWILYIAIHAIRHYKNQRVFYWGWIIALILVSSQVITGMTVVLTRLNLYLALLHSLFITLLFGLLTYMILLVSRSYISKK; this is encoded by the coding sequence TTGAAGCAAAGTAGGTACTTGAAATGGTTTGGCGTTGCTTCCACAGTCGGAATGTTACTTATCTTGCTTGGAGGGGCGCTAGTTACTAAAACAGACAGCGGTATGGGCTGTGGTCGACATTGGCCGGGATGTAACGGGCAACTAATCCCCGATGTGATTACTGCAGAGGTTCTCATTGAATTCTCCCACCGAATTGTCACAGGAACAGTCGGTATTCTGATAGTCGTTTTGGCTGTTTGGTCATGGCGAGCGCTCGGACATATTCGAGAAACTAAATTCTTATCAATTATGGCTGTATTTTTCCTCATATTACAAGCGTTAATAGGTGCAGCGCAAGTTCTTTGGGGACAAGGCGATTTTATATTAGCACTACATTTCGGAATATCATTAATTTCATTTGCATCAGTTCTTCTCTTAACTCTTCTCATTTTTGAGATCGATCGGAAGTACGATACGGAAAAGATACAAATCGGATCTCATCTTAAATGGCATACAATCGGCGTTACAATTTATTCGTATATAGTCGTTTATACAGGTGCGCTCGTCCGCCATACGAATTCTGAGCTTGTTTGTCTAGATTGGCCGTTTTGTAATAATGATGCCATTGGTTTACCAAGCAGTTTTAATCAGTGGGTGCAAATGGGTCATCGTTTTGCGGCAGCGCTTATATTTATTTGGATTCTGTACATAGCGATTCATGCAATTAGACATTACAAAAATCAACGCGTATTTTATTGGGGTTGGATTATCGCACTAATTCTCGTATCATCGCAAGTAATTACAGGAATGACAGTTGTACTTACCCGATTAAATCTTTATCTGGCGCTACTCCACTCATTATTCATCACGTTATTGTTCGGATTGTTAACGTACATGATCTTGCTTGTATCTAGAAGCTATATATCAAAAAAATAA
- the cyoE gene encoding heme o synthase — MSNGRAVPVSVKSETSTTQTSFVKDFLALIKIGIVNSNMITVFTGLFLAMQLSGLHFLHHIDVLFYTLFGTGLIIAGSAALNNLIDRDIDPVMSRTKQRPTVTGRFKAPAVLALALAFIILGEALLFTASTAAGLWGLAGVFSYVVLYSMWSKRKHVGNTVVGSISGAIPPLIGWAAIEPSLGLGAWALFLIMFIWQPPHFYALAMRRTEEYRAANIPMLPVVKGFARTKKSMLFWVLLLFPLPFLLTELGVGFIVLASLLNIGWLYLAIKGFKAKDDMKWATKMFVYSLNYMTILFVSIIIFSLFV, encoded by the coding sequence ATGTCAAATGGTCGTGCTGTACCAGTATCTGTAAAATCCGAAACGAGCACAACGCAAACCTCTTTTGTTAAAGATTTTTTGGCACTTATCAAAATTGGCATCGTGAACTCGAATATGATTACTGTCTTCACTGGGTTATTTCTGGCGATGCAATTAAGCGGTTTACATTTTTTACATCATATAGATGTCCTTTTCTACACGCTTTTTGGAACTGGTCTAATCATTGCGGGTTCTGCAGCACTAAATAATTTAATTGATCGCGATATTGATCCAGTAATGTCCAGAACAAAACAAAGACCGACAGTAACGGGTCGATTTAAAGCACCGGCTGTATTGGCACTTGCGCTCGCTTTCATTATACTGGGAGAAGCATTATTGTTTACAGCATCAACAGCAGCAGGTCTTTGGGGACTTGCAGGGGTCTTCAGCTATGTAGTACTCTATTCTATGTGGTCAAAGCGTAAGCACGTTGGCAACACCGTTGTTGGAAGCATATCAGGAGCTATTCCGCCTTTAATAGGTTGGGCTGCAATCGAGCCATCATTAGGGCTAGGCGCGTGGGCGTTATTTTTAATCATGTTCATTTGGCAACCGCCACATTTTTATGCGCTTGCAATGCGTCGTACCGAAGAATATCGTGCTGCGAATATACCGATGTTACCTGTTGTAAAAGGTTTTGCTCGAACCAAAAAGTCAATGTTGTTCTGGGTATTGCTACTTTTCCCATTACCGTTTCTTTTAACAGAACTCGGTGTTGGATTTATCGTTTTGGCTTCACTACTTAACATTGGATGGTTATATTTAGCGATTAAAGGATTCAAGGCGAAAGATGATATGAAATGGGCAACGAAAATGTTTGTCTATTCACTTAATTACATGACGATTTTATTCGTCTCGATTATTATTTTCTCCTTATTTGTTTGA
- the coxB gene encoding cytochrome c oxidase subunit II, translating into MMKGLKKWRLFSLLAALTVFLSGCGQEELSTLLPAGQVAKDQFNLLLLSSGIMLLVILVVVIIYVIALVRFRRSKLGEDHIPEQVEGSSTLELVWTVIPILLVLLLAVPTVYYTYKLGDVTAMGAVDDEGNAENLVVDVTAHLYWWEFEYPELGIVTSQELVVPMDEKVYFNLMAADVKHSFWIPAVGGKLDNNVENVNKFYLIFEEDSSKLNEGVYFGKCAELCGPSHALMDFKVKTMPRAEFNDWVAAMQSTIKDDTDTETAAASEGEQLFADSCIACHAVTADMKKSAPNLTAFGDRNRVAGFMDHTEEALKEWMKDPQKQKPGNTMPKFDHLSEAELDAIAGYLMGLTVEK; encoded by the coding sequence ATGATGAAAGGACTTAAAAAGTGGCGTCTCTTTTCTCTGCTAGCAGCACTTACCGTGTTCCTTTCAGGGTGCGGTCAAGAAGAACTATCAACGCTTCTTCCAGCAGGTCAAGTCGCTAAGGACCAATTTAATTTGCTACTATTGTCTTCAGGGATCATGTTGCTTGTTATCTTGGTAGTTGTGATCATCTATGTAATAGCACTTGTACGTTTTAGGCGTTCAAAATTAGGTGAGGATCATATCCCTGAGCAAGTTGAGGGTAGTAGCACATTAGAACTTGTTTGGACAGTTATTCCAATACTTCTAGTACTTCTATTAGCTGTGCCGACAGTGTATTACACATATAAACTTGGTGATGTAACAGCTATGGGCGCAGTAGATGATGAAGGAAATGCTGAAAATCTAGTTGTCGATGTAACAGCGCATTTATACTGGTGGGAGTTTGAGTATCCAGAACTGGGAATCGTTACTTCACAAGAACTAGTTGTGCCTATGGATGAGAAAGTATACTTCAATCTCATGGCTGCAGATGTTAAGCACTCGTTCTGGATTCCGGCAGTTGGAGGAAAACTCGATAATAACGTTGAGAACGTCAACAAGTTTTATCTCATCTTCGAAGAGGACTCTAGCAAACTTAATGAAGGTGTGTATTTCGGGAAATGTGCTGAACTTTGCGGACCTTCCCACGCCCTTATGGACTTTAAGGTGAAAACGATGCCTCGTGCTGAGTTTAACGATTGGGTAGCAGCAATGCAATCTACAATCAAAGACGACACTGATACTGAAACTGCAGCTGCAAGTGAAGGCGAACAATTATTTGCTGACAGTTGTATCGCGTGTCACGCAGTTACAGCTGATATGAAAAAATCAGCACCAAACTTAACAGCTTTTGGTGACCGTAACCGCGTTGCAGGATTTATGGATCATACAGAAGAAGCACTAAAAGAATGGATGAAAGATCCACAGAAACAAAAACCAGGTAACACAATGCCGAAATTCGATCATTTATCAGAAGCTGAATTGGATGCAATTGCCGGATACCTGATGGGTCTAACCGTTGAAAAGTAA
- a CDS encoding cytochrome c oxidase subunit I: protein MSSVAQKKGFGSWLWDWLTTVDHKKIGILYLLGGGFFFVLGGIEAMIIRIQLLVPNSDLISAGLFNQIITMHGTTMIFLAAMPILFGFMNAIMPLQIGARDVAFPFLNSLGLWMFIFGGLFLNISWFMGQAPDAGWTSYASLAIVSEGHGVDFYAIGLQIAGGGSLIAGINFLVTIINMRAPGMTYMRMPLFTWTTFIASAMILFAFPPLTIGLFFLTFDRMFGGNFFDHAMGGNTIVWEHIFWIFGHPEVYILILPAFGIFSEIFSMFSRKRLFGYTSMVFATVLIGFLGFMVWAHHMFTVGLGPTANAIFAVATMAIAVPTGVKIFNWLLTMWGGSIKVTTPMLYAIGFIPSFVMGGVTGVMQGAAPLDYQLHDTYFIVAHFHYVIVGGTVLGILAATHLYWPKMFGTMLNETLGKVTFWFFFIGFHMTFLIQHWLGFWGMPRRVFTYMDGQGWNSANLISSVGALLMAIGIIVLVYNIIMTSVKNVPVANDPWGDGRTLEWAIQSPPLYYNFTQTPLVRGLDSVWLEKQEGNESGLTPAVPVQDIHMPHGSIIPIFMTLGMFIAGFGAMFREDTSWGLPLLVFGLAWTFVCMAIRSLKDDLGYYVPKEEILEDMKRERGRK from the coding sequence GTGAGTTCAGTTGCTCAAAAGAAAGGCTTTGGCTCATGGTTATGGGACTGGTTGACTACAGTCGACCATAAGAAGATCGGAATCCTTTATCTCCTAGGTGGAGGTTTCTTCTTCGTACTAGGCGGAATCGAAGCGATGATTATTCGAATCCAGCTACTTGTTCCGAACAGCGATTTAATTTCTGCTGGATTATTTAACCAAATAATCACAATGCACGGAACAACAATGATATTCCTAGCCGCCATGCCAATATTATTTGGTTTTATGAACGCTATTATGCCACTTCAAATAGGTGCGCGTGATGTTGCATTTCCATTTTTAAACTCATTAGGATTATGGATGTTTATATTTGGTGGTCTATTCCTGAACATTTCTTGGTTCATGGGGCAAGCACCTGATGCAGGATGGACTTCCTATGCATCACTTGCGATTGTATCTGAAGGACATGGTGTCGATTTCTATGCAATCGGTTTACAAATTGCCGGTGGGGGATCGCTTATCGCGGGGATTAACTTCCTTGTAACGATTATCAATATGCGTGCTCCTGGGATGACGTATATGCGTATGCCACTTTTCACATGGACAACGTTTATAGCGTCTGCAATGATTTTGTTTGCATTTCCTCCACTAACAATTGGTTTATTCTTCCTGACATTCGATCGAATGTTTGGCGGTAATTTCTTTGACCATGCTATGGGAGGAAACACAATCGTTTGGGAACACATTTTCTGGATTTTCGGTCACCCGGAAGTTTATATTTTGATATTGCCAGCGTTTGGTATTTTCTCTGAGATTTTCTCAATGTTCTCTAGGAAACGTTTGTTTGGTTATACATCAATGGTGTTTGCTACCGTGCTTATCGGTTTCTTAGGATTCATGGTTTGGGCGCACCATATGTTTACAGTAGGACTTGGGCCAACAGCGAATGCGATTTTCGCAGTTGCGACGATGGCAATTGCCGTTCCTACAGGGGTTAAGATATTCAACTGGCTCCTCACAATGTGGGGTGGAAGCATCAAGGTTACAACGCCTATGCTCTATGCGATAGGATTTATCCCGTCGTTCGTTATGGGTGGAGTAACAGGTGTAATGCAAGGTGCAGCACCACTTGATTACCAATTGCACGATACGTACTTTATCGTTGCTCACTTCCACTACGTAATTGTCGGTGGTACTGTACTAGGTATTTTGGCAGCAACTCATTTATATTGGCCGAAAATGTTTGGTACGATGTTGAATGAGACATTAGGTAAAGTAACATTTTGGTTCTTCTTTATCGGCTTCCACATGACATTCCTTATCCAGCACTGGTTAGGATTCTGGGGTATGCCGCGTCGAGTATTTACGTACATGGACGGACAAGGATGGAACTCTGCGAACTTAATTAGTTCGGTTGGAGCACTGTTAATGGCGATTGGTATTATCGTTCTCGTTTACAACATTATCATGACATCTGTTAAAAATGTCCCTGTTGCAAATGATCCTTGGGGCGATGGACGTACACTCGAGTGGGCGATTCAATCACCACCACTTTATTATAACTTTACACAAACACCACTTGTTCGTGGTCTTGATAGTGTGTGGCTTGAAAAACAAGAAGGTAACGAATCTGGTTTAACACCAGCAGTTCCAGTGCAAGATATTCATATGCCACATGGTTCAATCATTCCGATCTTTATGACATTGGGTATGTTCATTGCAGGTTTTGGTGCCATGTTCCGTGAAGATACATCTTGGGGACTTCCACTTCTCGTATTCGGTTTAGCTTGGACATTTGTATGTATGGCAATCCGTTCACTGAAAGATGATTTAGGTTACTATGTTCCGAAAGAAGAAATTTTGGAAGATATGAAACGTGAAAGGGGTCGAAAATAA